The following coding sequences lie in one Crassostrea angulata isolate pt1a10 chromosome 10, ASM2561291v2, whole genome shotgun sequence genomic window:
- the LOC128165794 gene encoding SMC5-SMC6 complex localization factor protein 1-like, with product MTSSNLQTRLQKSLGCSRQFLLSGLEEGEKRELSEKIVGLGAVYVQSETYKPACTHLICGRLSRSEKFLCACAQGRWVLHPNYINDSAKEGKWLPEENYEWVNFSDGETREMGETARRWRFHVEAFLTLPFSGWKVAVIVRGSRKSSIYTRLLSCGGAEVYKLTLPVGNKSRVANLLTYVFVGERNVSEAQHLIEFGIMCLRPEFIGDYILKDPPPDPLDFLVRQDMTSSPKVNRPVDIDDSIIDIQFSQSTSVGSASSSPRKFITITPRGSPLESSQTNSLTDTSRGSPLVNSQTMSLTPRGSPGLRSQTKSLTVSPAKKEDATCPVSEPGSTLGKNKGKKRKRMADLDQAVQQIKRSKIIPRGDLWQPSEFTGMPEDSYQEEEISTPFPKHLEGIILAFFEEDGGDPRFFLSGLDLVMSSTSDRQFPTTRIIRGIRDRLFQVQTVGNEMIQYRCCNVLMKIFNLHPPIRSSVTELYLSMYKDLDEGSQSTVIGSLVERLNEADSTTIPESHILLLRCVVAALEVNLQYFLNRIETGDMNVRKLRGCLFSQMVWPGNTILSVNSHCKEILELFHLSIAEDTDSSSKRELVRLSTSLVCMAVLMSHYMESGHRVGLLEPINASITASALLHEVVRHVPNLVSNHLLRMVLRSLTPPWIAVQFCCLLLRNLDDYLLLQDLPTKDVTLKEIVTKYFFLLPKIESRQSSFHQSSHPKRSVLRSNEDNRTRGKRVLQDKHKEQPNHVSVVKEVNKRNNKGETPLQVACIKNNTKKVRQLLKVPGVDVNTCDNAGWSPLHEACNLGHLEIVRELLNFIPAKTMDHFLGQGGDKKPKKVNLLVATEDQITPLHDAVMNNRLEIAKLLLQHGGPALLECRTTTNQTPLDLAVTSQMKELLLSFTEKPPSQSCSQGSTCSDSPSDLAPSDYLYDQVLGQEDRGFADPEECAKYISIVTTLLQAYLKVMDYNRVQALMEGQSDSCVRDVQVDQHNEKLVVQNVREDSSNKCQGSFLNGHNLVSGEPRVSVPGVSVPGVSRYQQDYRTACKLSVYVQRFVDHIQRITRTQDFQVLKFDLVLLQQMSMMCGNTLK from the exons atgacgtcatcaaatctACAGACTCGTTTACAGAAAAGTTTAGGCTGCAGCCGCCAGTTTCTTTTATCTGGACTTGAAGAGGGAGAGAAAAGGGAGCTTTCAGAAAAGATTGTTGGACTTGGGGCAGTGTATGTGCAGTCAGAG ACTTATAAACCGGCATGCACTCATCTAATATGCGGCAGACTGTCTCGTAGCGAAAAGTTCCTGTGTGCCTGTGCTCAGGGAAGGTGGGTTCTTCATCCAAACTACATCAACGACTCGGCAAAGGAAGGAAAATGGTTGCCAGAGGAAAACTATGAGTGGGTGAATTTTTCTGATGGTGAAACACGAGAAATGGGGGAAACAGCAAGGAGGTGGAGATTTCATGTGGAGGCTTTCTTGACCCTCCCTTTCTCTGGATGGAAGGTTGCGGTGATTGTCCGAGGATCAAGGAAAAGCTCCATATATACAAG ATTACTTTCATGTGGTGGTGCAGAAGTTTACAAGTTAACGTTGCCAGTGGGGAACAAGAGTCGGGTCGCTAACCTATTGACCTATGTATTTGTGGGAGAGCGTAATGTCTCAGAAGCTCAACACCTGATTGAGTTTGGCATAATGTGCCTACGCCCAGAGTTCATCGGTGACTACATCTTAAAG GACCCGCCTCCGGACCCTTTGGATTTCCTTGTCAGACAGGACATGACCAGTAGTCCCAAGGTCAACCGCCCTGTGGACATTGATGACAGCATCATAGACATCCAGTTCAGCCAGTCAACTTCTGTAGGGTCTGCCAGTAGTTCTCCCCGGAAGTTCATCACCATCACCCCCAGGGGATCTCCCCTTGAGAGCTCCCAGACCAATAGTCTAACTGACACTTCCAGGGGATCTCCCCTTGTGAACTCACAGACCATGAGCCTCACCCCTCGGGGATCTCCTGGTTTGAGATCTCAGACAAAGAGCCTAACTGTGTCTCCAGCAAAGAAAGAGGATGCAACTTGTCCTGTATCTGAGCCTGGGTCCACACTTGGGAAAA ATAAAGGCAAGAAAAGAAAAAGGATGGCAGACCTGGATCAGGCAGTGCAGCAGATAAAGAGGAGCAAG ATCATACCTAGAGGAGATTTATGGCAACCCTCAGAATTCACAGGGATGCCCGAAGACAGTTATCAA GAAGAAGAAATATCAACCCCATTCCCAAAACACTTGGAGGGAATTATCCTGGCCTTTTTTGAGGAGGATGGAGGCGATCCCCGGTTTTTCCTGTCGGGGTTGGATCTGGTGATGTCAAGTACCTCAGACAGACAGTTTCCGACAACTCGCATCATCAGAGGCATCCGAGACAGATTATTCCAGGTCCAG ACAGTGGGGAATGAGATGATCCAGTACCGCTGCTGCAATGTCCTAATGAAGATTTTCAATCTGCATCCACCAATCAGATCGTCTGTCACTGAGCTGTACCTGTCCATGTACAAGGATTTGGATGAAGGCAGCCAGAGCACTGTTATAGG GTCTTTAGTTGAGAGGCTTAATGAGGCAGACAGCACCACCATTCCTGAGAGCCACATTCTACTCCTGCGGTGTGTGGTAGCAGCCCTAGAAGTTAACCTCCAATACTTCTTGAACAG GATAGAGACTGGGGACATGAATGTCAGAAAATTAAGGGGGTGTTTGTTCTCTCAGATGGTGTGGCCAGGCAACACTATCCTGTCTGTTAATTCCCACTGTAAGGAGATTCTGGAACTCTTCCATCTGAGTATCGCTGAAGATACGGACAGTTCATCAAAG AGAGAGTTGGTGAGACTGAGTACGAGTCTTGTGTGTATGGCTGTTCTGATGTCTCATTACATGGAATCAGGTCACAGGGTAGGCCTCTTGGAACCAATCAATGCCAGCATTACAGCCTCCGCCTTATTACACGAAGTCGTGCGGCACGTCCCAA ATTTAGTAAGCAACCATTTGTTGAGGATGGTTCTAAGAAGTCTCACTCCTCCCTGGATCGCGGTGCAGTTCTGTTGTCTGCTTCTTAGGAATCTGGACGATTACTTACTCCTACAGGATCTGCCAacaaaggatgtaacattaaagGAAATA GTTaccaaatatttctttttgttgcCCAAGATTGAGAGCAGGCAGAGTAGTTTTCATCAGAGTTCACACCCTAAAAGAAGTGTTTTGAG GTCAAATGAAGACAACAGGACCAGGGGCAAGAGAGTTTTACAGGACAAGCACAAGGAACAACCCAATCATGTGTCTGTCGTAAAAGAGGTCAACAAGAGAAATAACAAAG GTGAAACTCCATTACAAGTGGCATGCATAAAGAACAACACAAAGAAAGTGAGACAGCTGCTCAAAGtaccag GCGTGGATGTAAACACCTGTGACAATGCTGGATGGAGTCCTCTACACGAAGCATGTAACCTGGGGCATCTAGAAATTGTGAGAGAATTGCTGAATTTTATTCCTGCCAAAACTATGGATCATTTCCTGGGTCAAG GAGGTGATAAGAAACCTAAGAAGGTGAATTTGCTGGTGGCCACAGAGGACCAGATTACGCCCCTACATGATGCTGTGATGAATAATCGGCTGGAGATCGCTAAACTTCTTCTACAACATGGAG GCCCTGCATTGTTGGAATGTAGGACAACCACAAACCAGACACCGTTAGACCTGGCCGTTACCAGCCAGATGAAGGAACTGCTGCTTTCCTTCACAGAGAAGCCCCCCTCACAGTCCTGTTCtcagg gtagtACCTGCAGCGACAGCCCATCAGATTTAGCCCCCAGTGATTACCTGTATGACCAGGTGCTTGGTCAGGAGGATCGGGGATTTGCAGACCCTGAGGAGTGTGCTAAATACATATCTATTGTGACCACCCTGCTTCAGGCCTATCTTAAAGTGATGGACTACAACCGTGTACAAGCTTTAATGGAGGGACAGTCAGACTCGTGTGTGAGAGATGTTCAAGTCGATCAACACAATGAAAAACTTGTCGTACAGAATGTAAGAGAGGACTCCTCTAACAAGTGTCAAGGCAGCTTCTTAAACGGTCACAACCTTGTGTCGGGAGAGCCCAGGGTCAGCGTTCCAGGGGTCAGCGTTCCAGGGGTGTCCCGGTACCAGCAGGACTATAGGACGGCGTGTAAGCTGTCGGTGTATGTACAGAGGTTTGTGGACCACATTCAGAGAATCACGCGCACACAGGACTTCCAGGTGCTCAAATTCGACTTGGTTTTGCTTCAGCAAATGTCCATGATGTGTGGAAATACTCTTAAATGA